A genomic region of Gemmata massiliana contains the following coding sequences:
- the ruvB gene encoding Holliday junction branch migration DNA helicase RuvB, with amino-acid sequence MAREKVIGSNSNPDDSNKHDAALRPKLLKEVIGQRKVAERLEIAVRASKKLNEPLGHILFDGPPGLGKTTFATVLPNELGTSIQLTSGPALSKPADLLPFLTNLDEGSVLFIDEIHRMPRIVEEFIYPAMEDFRIDIVLGEGMSARTISMNLKRFTLIGATTRSGMLSGPMRDRFKMHEHLEFYSVEELATIVRVNAAKLNTPITPEAAHELARRSRGTPRVANSRLHWTRNYSAAEHDGPITEPIARAALDMAEVDRDGLDKNDRKYLETLIDLYAGGPTGVEALAATINLASDTLADEIEPYLLREQYITRSPRGRVAMPRAYIALGKLASKPKTEDKQGGSLFD; translated from the coding sequence ATGGCGCGCGAGAAAGTAATCGGCTCCAACTCGAACCCGGACGATTCCAACAAACACGACGCCGCCCTGCGGCCGAAGCTGCTGAAGGAAGTGATCGGCCAGCGGAAGGTCGCGGAGCGTCTGGAGATCGCAGTCCGTGCGTCCAAAAAGCTCAACGAACCGCTCGGGCACATCCTGTTCGACGGACCGCCCGGTCTGGGCAAAACCACGTTCGCCACTGTGCTGCCGAACGAACTCGGCACGTCAATCCAGTTAACGAGCGGCCCCGCGCTCTCGAAACCCGCGGATCTGCTCCCGTTCCTCACCAACCTCGACGAAGGTTCGGTGCTGTTCATCGACGAAATCCACCGTATGCCGCGCATCGTGGAAGAGTTCATCTACCCCGCGATGGAGGACTTCCGCATCGATATCGTGCTCGGCGAGGGTATGAGCGCCCGGACGATCTCGATGAACCTGAAGCGCTTCACCTTGATCGGCGCCACCACCCGAAGCGGGATGCTCTCCGGCCCGATGCGCGACCGATTCAAGATGCACGAACACTTGGAGTTCTACAGCGTCGAGGAACTGGCCACGATCGTTCGCGTAAATGCCGCGAAACTGAACACACCTATCACACCAGAAGCCGCACACGAACTCGCACGCCGCAGCCGCGGAACCCCGCGCGTTGCGAACTCGCGGTTACACTGGACGCGCAATTACTCCGCAGCAGAACACGACGGCCCCATCACTGAGCCGATCGCACGGGCCGCACTCGACATGGCCGAAGTGGATCGCGATGGTTTGGATAAGAACGACCGTAAATATTTGGAAACACTGATCGACCTTTACGCCGGCGGACCGACCGGCGTGGAAGCGCTCGCAGCGACGATCAACCTCGCCTCAGACACACTCGCCGACGAAATCGAGCCATACCTGCTTCGTGAGCAGTACATCACACGATCACCACGTGGTCGCGTCGCGATGCCACGTGCTTACATCGCGCTGGGTAAGTTAGCGTCCAAGCCGAAAACTGAAGACAAACAGGGCGGATCACTGTTTGATTGA
- a CDS encoding TIGR03067 domain-containing protein, giving the protein MLQILAALFLLLTSSAHTAEPEGDLKALQGTWLIEEAKLGGRDHKEDFKGMKLIVTDDKYVIDFGENSDKGTIKVDATQKPKHIDLTTREKGPFKGRMLPGIYELKDDTVVLCLNSEKPDRPTAFDAKAKTPLMLLTFKREKK; this is encoded by the coding sequence ATGCTTCAAATCCTGGCAGCCCTCTTCCTGTTGCTCACTTCAAGCGCCCACACCGCGGAGCCGGAAGGCGATCTGAAAGCACTTCAGGGAACATGGCTCATTGAAGAGGCGAAGCTCGGCGGGCGCGACCACAAGGAAGACTTCAAGGGGATGAAACTGATCGTCACGGATGACAAGTACGTCATCGACTTCGGCGAAAACTCCGACAAAGGCACAATCAAGGTCGATGCGACCCAAAAGCCAAAACACATCGATCTCACCACGCGCGAGAAGGGGCCGTTCAAGGGGCGCATGTTGCCGGGCATTTACGAACTGAAGGACGACACGGTCGTGTTGTGCCTCAACTCCGAGAAGCCCGACCGACCCACCGCGTTCGACGCAAAGGCGAAAACCCCGCTGATGCTCCTGACGTTCAAGCGCGAAAAGAAATAA